A single genomic interval of Pelagerythrobacter marensis harbors:
- a CDS encoding alkene reductase encodes MHENLFQPLTMGAIEASNRIVMAPLTRGRADLPGVVPNAMMATYYRQRAGAGLIISEATGISVEGSGWPGAPGIWSEEQVEGWKAITRAVHDEGGRIVLQLWHMGRLVHPDFLDGAPPVSASATTAPGHAHTYDGRKDYEPARALSVEEIARVVEDYRKAAQNAKAAGFDGVQLHGANGYLVDQFLRDGTNHRDDEYGGSPENRTRFLREVLTVLIDVWGADRVGLRLSPNGETQGCDDSDPAATFGAAAEVAEALGIAFLELRQPGPDGTFGKTDVPKQDDVIREIYSGPLILNSDYTPEEASRDVADGRCEAVSFGRPFISNPDLPQRIARGAELAPNKDVPHSWYGRGPEGYIDYPALQEDKVTA; translated from the coding sequence ATGCACGAAAACCTGTTCCAACCCCTGACGATGGGCGCGATCGAAGCGTCCAACCGGATAGTCATGGCCCCGCTGACCCGCGGCCGCGCCGACCTGCCGGGCGTCGTGCCGAACGCCATGATGGCGACATATTACCGCCAGCGCGCCGGCGCAGGCCTGATCATCAGCGAAGCCACCGGGATCAGCGTGGAAGGGTCGGGCTGGCCGGGGGCGCCGGGCATCTGGAGCGAGGAGCAGGTCGAAGGCTGGAAAGCGATCACCCGCGCGGTCCACGACGAAGGCGGGCGGATCGTCCTGCAACTGTGGCACATGGGCCGCCTGGTCCATCCCGATTTCCTGGATGGCGCGCCGCCGGTTTCGGCCAGCGCCACGACCGCGCCGGGCCATGCCCATACTTACGACGGACGCAAGGACTACGAACCGGCGCGCGCGCTTTCGGTCGAAGAGATCGCGCGCGTGGTCGAAGACTATCGGAAGGCGGCACAGAACGCGAAAGCGGCCGGTTTCGACGGGGTGCAGCTGCACGGCGCGAACGGCTATCTGGTCGACCAGTTCCTGCGCGACGGCACCAACCATCGCGACGACGAATATGGCGGATCGCCGGAAAATCGCACCCGTTTCCTGCGCGAAGTGCTGACGGTGCTGATCGACGTCTGGGGCGCCGACCGGGTGGGCCTGCGCCTCAGCCCCAATGGCGAAACGCAGGGCTGCGACGACAGCGACCCGGCCGCGACCTTCGGCGCGGCCGCCGAAGTGGCCGAAGCGCTGGGGATCGCCTTTCTCGAACTGCGCCAGCCGGGGCCGGACGGCACTTTCGGCAAGACCGACGTTCCCAAGCAGGACGATGTGATCCGTGAAATCTATTCCGGGCCGCTGATCCTCAATTCCGACTATACGCCCGAAGAGGCTTCGCGCGATGTCGCCGACGGGCGGTGCGAAGCGGTCAGCTTCGGCCGGCCTTTCATTTCCAACCCCGATCTTCCGCAGCGCATCGCGCGCGGCGCCGAACTGGCCCCCAACAAGGACGTGCCGCACAGCTGGTACGGACGCGGGCCGGAAGGGTACATCGATTATCCCGCGCTTCAGGAGGACAAAGTCACGGCCTAG
- a CDS encoding DMT family transporter: MRLTTESVAEKNFQAGAWHFAALMAGNVALALGPWLVRLADTGPVAAGFWRMFLPLPLLALLAWRARTPGPLDRRTALMVVAAGLFFAFDLASWHIGIERTRLANATLFGNSGSVILMIWGLVALRRAPAGREWLALAAALGGAAILMGRSLEISAATLVGDLLCLLAGVFYAFYLIPAQRARATLGQWAVLLLVALVAAPALLGFAVFLGEPVWPGEAGWGPVVALAISSQLVGQGLLVFSLRHFPPLVIGVALLTQPAIAAAVGWFAFGEVLGLPDMAGMVLVACALLLAKLAEPRVARVAPERG, from the coding sequence ATGAGGCTGACAACCGAATCGGTGGCAGAGAAAAACTTTCAGGCCGGGGCGTGGCACTTTGCCGCGCTGATGGCCGGGAACGTCGCGCTCGCGCTGGGGCCGTGGCTGGTCAGGCTGGCCGACACCGGGCCGGTCGCGGCCGGATTCTGGCGCATGTTCCTGCCCCTTCCCTTGCTGGCCCTGCTGGCGTGGCGCGCGCGGACGCCGGGGCCGCTCGACCGGCGCACCGCGCTGATGGTCGTGGCGGCGGGCCTGTTCTTCGCCTTCGACCTGGCCAGCTGGCATATCGGGATCGAGCGCACGCGCCTGGCGAACGCCACGCTGTTCGGCAATTCGGGCAGCGTGATCCTGATGATCTGGGGCCTTGTCGCGCTGCGCCGCGCACCGGCGGGGCGCGAGTGGCTGGCGCTCGCCGCGGCGCTGGGGGGCGCGGCCATTCTGATGGGGCGCAGCCTGGAAATTTCCGCCGCCACGCTGGTGGGGGACCTGCTGTGCCTGCTGGCCGGGGTGTTCTACGCCTTCTACCTGATCCCGGCGCAGCGGGCCCGGGCGACGCTGGGCCAGTGGGCCGTGCTGCTTCTGGTGGCGCTGGTCGCGGCGCCGGCCCTGCTGGGCTTCGCGGTGTTCCTGGGCGAGCCCGTCTGGCCGGGGGAGGCGGGCTGGGGTCCCGTGGTCGCGCTCGCGATTTCGAGCCAGCTTGTCGGGCAGGGGCTGCTGGTCTTCTCGCTCCGCCATTTTCCGCCGCTGGTGATCGGCGTCGCCCTGCTGACGCAGCCGGCGATCGCGGCGGCGGTCGGCTGGTTCGCTTTCGGCGAAGTCCTGGGGCTGCCCGACATGGCGGGCATGGTCCTGGTCGCCTGTGCGCTCCTGCTCGCCAAGCTGGCCGAGCCGCGGGTGGCGCGGGTGGCGCCCGAGCGGGGCTGA